A segment of the Acidobacteriota bacterium genome:
GTTGGAGAGGATCGGCTACGTCTCCGAAAACCAGGAGTTGCCGGAATGGATGACCGTCCAGGAGCTGATCGATTATTGCCGGCCCTTCTACCCGGCTTGGGACGACGACTTATGCCGCCGGCTGATCCGGCAGTTCAACCTCCCCCTGGCGCGTCAGCTCAAGACTTTTTCCCGCGGGATGAAGGTCAAGGCGGCGCTGTTGTCGTCCCTTTCCTACCGGCCGGAACTGATGATCCTGGACGAACCTTTCACCGGCCTGGACGCGCTGGTCCGGGATGAGCTGATCCGGGGTCTGCTGGAGGTCACGGGTCAGGAGGAGCGGACCATCTTCATCGCGTCCCACGATATCGACGAAGTGGAGCGTCTGGCCGACTGGGTGGGGGTGATCCACAACGGCGAGATGCAGATGTCCGAGCCTGCGGCGTCGCTTCGAAACCGCTTCCGCCGGTGCGAGGCGACTTTGGAACGAGGCCAAGAGATACCGGAGACCCTTCCGGAAACATGGCTGATGGCAGAGCGGGCCGGACAGGTGCTCCGTTTCGTGGATAGCCGTTTCCAAAACGGAACCGGCGCGGAAACCATTCGGGAGGTCCTTCCGGGAGTCAAGGACCTCGACGTGAGCCCCATGTCTCTGAAGGAAATCTTTCTCGCATTGGCTCGATCTTGGCGGCTCTACGAGGAGGAGGGATGAAGCTGATACTACACATCTTTCGCAAGGACTTTCGTCACCTTCGTCTCTACCTGGCCGGTTGGTTGGGATTGTTGATATCTGTGTGCCTCTTCGTCCGTCTCGGGTGGGGCCTGGGTCTGGGTTGGATCGCTGTCATTGGAGTGCTGAAGGTCGCATTGTTGGCGTTGATCGTTTCCAATCTGGTTCAGGAAGACTCTCCCGTGGGAAGCACCTCATTCTGGCTGAGTCGGCCTGTTTCCGGTCGGCAGTTGCTGGCCGCCAAGTCGATCGTTTTGGCGGTGACATTGATAATTCCGGCACTTCTGGTCGAGGTTATGTTTCTCCTCTTCAATGGAGTTACCGCGCACGACACCCTCCGTTCAATCCCCGAGACACTGATCTACACGCTCTTCGTTGTTGCAATCCTCATGATGCTAGCCGTTTTGACACGCAGCCTTTCCCAGATGGTGGCGTTGGGTCTCTTTTCTTCGGTTTCCATGATTGTTTTCCTGCTGGTGAAAGCGGAAATATTTTTCCCTGGGATTCGATTGGACATCGATCCTTTAACCACGATGACCCTGAGGAGTTCGAAGTGGATTGGGTTTTTTCTAATCCTTTTGACAATGGCGGCAATCGTGGTCTGCCTCCAATATCTGACTCGGCGGAGGAAGCTCAATGCCATCCTCGCGCTGGCAGGTCTGCTTCCATGCATCCTGACTGTTGAAATGTGGACTTGGGATTTCGTGGCTGCGTTACGACGACCAGAACGGACTGTCGTTGACCCCGAAAAGTTGGTGGCCAGGATCGACGAACAGAGTCTGAAGTTTTTTTCCAACGCCTCTATGTCTTCGCGAGATAGACGAATGGTTCTCCACGGGACCATCGTGACCGAGAATCATCCTGACGATCTGATGGTTGTGCCGTTGCAGGTCGG
Coding sequences within it:
- a CDS encoding ABC transporter ATP-binding protein — protein: MNAVIETQGLTRRFRKTVAVNDLSLEVPAGSIFALLGPNGAGKTTLIKMVMNMVRPSGGRATILGTDSLRLGPPQLERIGYVSENQELPEWMTVQELIDYCRPFYPAWDDDLCRRLIRQFNLPLARQLKTFSRGMKVKAALLSSLSYRPELMILDEPFTGLDALVRDELIRGLLEVTGQEERTIFIASHDIDEVERLADWVGVIHNGEMQMSEPAASLRNRFRRCEATLERGQEIPETLPETWLMAERAGQVLRFVDSRFQNGTGAETIREVLPGVKDLDVSPMSLKEIFLALARSWRLYEEEG